The Microbacter sp. GSS18 genome has a segment encoding these proteins:
- a CDS encoding thioredoxin family protein — MKRGTVVGLVVAGVVVLGVGAGAVAALAGGGAGDTAAPETAATATAGPATAAEPEPEPEPEPEPTASDTVAEEGAVTPGAYVDYSESALASAEGTRVLFFHATWCPQCRALEASIQDEGVPDGVTILKVDYDTSTDLRQRYDVRQQTTVVALDGDGDATASFVAYDDPTVGAALAGVGLAG; from the coding sequence ATGAAGCGCGGAACGGTCGTGGGACTGGTGGTGGCGGGCGTCGTCGTCCTGGGTGTCGGGGCGGGGGCCGTCGCGGCGCTCGCGGGGGGCGGCGCCGGCGACACGGCCGCACCCGAGACGGCGGCGACCGCGACCGCCGGTCCCGCGACCGCCGCCGAGCCCGAGCCCGAGCCGGAGCCGGAGCCGGAGCCGACGGCCTCGGACACCGTCGCGGAGGAGGGTGCCGTCACCCCCGGCGCCTACGTCGACTACAGCGAGTCGGCGCTGGCGTCGGCAGAGGGCACGCGCGTGCTGTTCTTCCACGCCACATGGTGCCCGCAGTGCCGGGCGCTCGAGGCGAGCATCCAGGACGAGGGCGTGCCCGACGGCGTCACGATCCTGAAAGTCGACTACGACACCAGCACCGACCTCCGCCAGCGCTACGACGTCCGGCAGCAGACCACGGTGGTCGCTCTCGACGGCGACGGCGACGCAACCGCGAGCTTCGTCGCCTACGACGACCCGACCGTGGGCGCGGCGCTGGCCGGCGTCGGACTCGCGGGCTGA
- a CDS encoding cytochrome c biogenesis protein CcdA, with product MLALTLVSFAAGVLTVLAPCVLPLLPVIVGGTAARADADTAVAERRWFRPLVIAAALAASVVAFTLLLKATSALLGVPVWVWQTASGVIVGVLGLTMLFPAVWERVTVAAGWQAGGGRLLDRGYRRGGLTGDIALGAALGPAFSSCSPTYALIVATVLPATFAAGVVYVSAYAIGLALALLGIALAGTALVRRLGWLADPHGVFRRVMGGLLVVVGLGIALGWDRALQTWILDQGWYEPIANLERMLLG from the coding sequence ATGCTCGCCCTCACCCTCGTCTCGTTCGCCGCCGGAGTCCTCACCGTCCTCGCGCCGTGCGTGCTGCCGCTGCTGCCGGTGATCGTGGGGGGAACGGCGGCGCGCGCGGATGCCGATACCGCGGTCGCTGAGAGGCGCTGGTTCCGCCCGCTCGTGATCGCCGCCGCCCTTGCGGCATCCGTCGTGGCGTTCACGCTGCTGCTGAAGGCGACCAGCGCGCTGCTGGGCGTGCCGGTCTGGGTGTGGCAGACGGCATCGGGCGTCATCGTGGGGGTGCTGGGGCTCACGATGCTCTTCCCCGCGGTGTGGGAGCGCGTCACGGTCGCCGCCGGATGGCAGGCCGGCGGCGGGCGACTGCTCGACCGCGGCTACCGCCGAGGCGGGCTCACGGGCGACATCGCGCTGGGGGCGGCGCTGGGACCGGCGTTCAGCAGCTGCTCGCCGACGTATGCGCTCATCGTCGCCACGGTGCTGCCCGCGACCTTCGCCGCGGGGGTCGTCTATGTCTCGGCCTATGCGATCGGACTCGCGCTCGCCCTGCTCGGCATCGCCCTGGCCGGAACGGCGCTCGTCCGCCGGCTCGGGTGGCTCGCCGACCCGCACGGCGTCTTCCGCCGCGTCATGGGCGGTCTGCTCGTCGTCGTGGGGCTCGGGATCGCGCTCGGCTGGGACCGGGCGCTCCAGACGTGGATCCTCGACCAGGGCTGGTACGAGCCGATCGCGAACCTCGAGCGGATGCTGCTGGGCTGA
- a CDS encoding helix-turn-helix domain containing protein, with product MPDTRQLIIDAARQVLRDQGYGAISVRKVAAAAGVPLSQIHYHFGSKQKLLLALYEDEDRRRLERQTDLYAGDERLSEQWDRACDYLEVDLAEGYVRVLMEMMAAGWSDPEIAGAVRERTAGWIGVLSDAAARAQESGVRLGDFTADELAALTAAMFIGAEAMILSEDASAADARSALRKLGGVIRAAEGGSA from the coding sequence ATGCCGGACACACGTCAGCTGATCATCGATGCCGCGCGGCAGGTGCTTCGCGATCAAGGGTACGGCGCCATCTCGGTCCGCAAGGTCGCGGCCGCCGCCGGCGTGCCGCTGTCGCAGATCCACTACCACTTCGGCTCCAAGCAGAAGCTTCTGCTGGCGCTCTACGAAGACGAGGACCGCCGGCGTCTGGAGCGGCAGACCGACCTGTACGCCGGCGACGAGCGCTTGAGCGAGCAGTGGGATCGCGCGTGCGACTATCTCGAGGTCGACCTCGCCGAGGGCTACGTCCGCGTGCTGATGGAGATGATGGCGGCGGGGTGGTCCGACCCGGAGATCGCCGGCGCGGTGCGCGAGCGCACCGCCGGCTGGATCGGCGTGCTGAGCGACGCTGCCGCCCGCGCTCAGGAATCCGGAGTCCGCCTGGGCGATTTCACCGCCGACGAGCTCGCAGCCCTCACGGCTGCGATGTTCATCGGGGCCGAGGCCATGATCCTGTCGGAGGACGCGTCGGCCGCGGATGCGCGCTCCGCGCTGCGCAAGCTGGGCGGCGTCATCCGCGCCGCCGAAGGGGGATCCGCCTAG
- a CDS encoding phosphoribosylaminoimidazolesuccinocarboxamide synthase — protein MTDSAAPSSPLDLPGWRHVYSGKVRDLYEPADDGEGMLVVASDRVSAFDHVLDPGITDKGALLTSLSLWWFGRLAGADGGRPIPNHLVPGATPPAAVADRAMIVKKLDMQPIECVVRGYLTGSGWAEYQQTQTVCGIPLPAGLVDGDRLPEPIYTPAYKAPMGEHDENITFEQSVELVGAERATELRDLSLEIYARAAAIAEAKGLILADTKFEFGLDSDGVMTLADEVLTSDSSRYWDAEAWRTGTTPKERMASFDKQIVRDWLAAHWDKQGTPPALPAEIVERTAARYRELIGLLTA, from the coding sequence GTGACGGACTCCGCAGCACCCTCGTCCCCGCTCGACCTCCCCGGCTGGCGCCATGTCTACTCGGGCAAGGTCCGCGACCTGTACGAGCCCGCCGACGACGGCGAGGGGATGCTCGTGGTCGCCAGCGACCGCGTGAGCGCGTTCGACCATGTGCTGGACCCCGGCATCACCGACAAGGGCGCCCTGCTGACCTCGCTCAGCCTGTGGTGGTTCGGCCGGCTCGCGGGCGCCGACGGCGGGCGCCCGATCCCGAACCACCTCGTTCCCGGCGCGACGCCGCCGGCGGCCGTGGCCGACCGCGCGATGATCGTGAAGAAGCTCGACATGCAGCCGATCGAGTGCGTCGTGCGCGGCTACCTGACCGGCTCGGGCTGGGCCGAGTACCAGCAGACGCAGACCGTGTGCGGCATTCCGCTGCCCGCAGGTCTTGTGGACGGCGATCGGCTCCCCGAGCCGATCTACACGCCGGCCTACAAGGCGCCGATGGGCGAGCACGACGAGAACATCACGTTCGAGCAGTCGGTGGAGCTCGTCGGCGCCGAGCGGGCGACCGAGTTGCGCGACCTCTCGCTCGAGATCTACGCGCGCGCGGCGGCGATCGCCGAAGCGAAGGGGCTGATCCTCGCCGACACCAAGTTCGAGTTCGGGCTCGACTCCGACGGCGTCATGACCCTCGCCGACGAAGTGCTCACGAGCGACTCGTCGCGCTACTGGGATGCCGAGGCATGGCGCACCGGCACAACGCCGAAGGAGCGCATGGCGAGCTTCGACAAGCAGATCGTCCGCGACTGGCTCGCCGCCCACTGGGACAAGCAGGGCACGCCCCCGGCCCTGCCCGCCGAGATCGTCGAGCGCACGGCGGCGCGCTACCGCGAGCTGATCGGACTGCTCACCGCCTGA
- the purD gene encoding phosphoribosylamine--glycine ligase, translated as MKVLVLGSGAREHAIILALRSEEAEHEILAAPGNAGIARDATLVDVDPNDPADVTDFANANAVDLVVVGPEAPLVAGVADALRERGIPVFGPGRAAAQLEGSKAFAKRIMESAGVPTGRAVRARTRVEVEAALDELGAPHVVKADGLAAGKGVIVTDDRDAALAHADTYLAGGSVLVEEFLSGPEVSLFFLSDGDRVLPLSPAQDFKRLGDGDSGPNTGGMGAYSPLPWLLERFGGEDAFVDLVTREVAEPVIRQLDAEGTPFIGLLYAGLILTEGGVKVIEFNARFGDPETQVVLPRLVDPLSELLLGAASGHLEDFARPAFAEAVAVTVVLASEGYPVAPLTGRPLSGLEAAEAVEGVHLAHAATAEAAEGLVATGGRVLNVIGMGTTFAEARGRAYRALDEIGLEGGQFRTDIAARVVEH; from the coding sequence GTGAAGGTTCTGGTCCTCGGCTCGGGCGCGCGCGAGCACGCCATCATCCTGGCGCTTCGCTCCGAAGAGGCGGAGCACGAGATCCTCGCGGCCCCCGGCAACGCCGGCATCGCCCGCGACGCGACGCTCGTCGACGTCGACCCGAACGACCCCGCCGACGTCACGGACTTCGCCAATGCGAACGCCGTGGACCTCGTCGTGGTCGGCCCCGAGGCGCCCCTCGTCGCCGGGGTCGCCGATGCCCTGCGCGAGCGCGGCATCCCGGTGTTCGGACCCGGCAGGGCGGCCGCGCAGCTCGAGGGCTCGAAGGCCTTCGCGAAGCGCATCATGGAGTCCGCCGGCGTCCCCACCGGCCGCGCCGTCCGCGCGCGCACGCGCGTCGAGGTCGAAGCCGCCCTCGACGAGCTGGGCGCGCCGCACGTGGTCAAGGCCGACGGGCTCGCCGCGGGCAAGGGCGTCATCGTCACCGACGATCGCGACGCCGCGCTCGCCCACGCCGACACGTACCTGGCGGGGGGATCGGTGCTCGTCGAGGAGTTCCTCTCGGGCCCCGAGGTGTCGCTGTTCTTCCTCAGCGACGGCGATCGCGTGCTTCCGCTCAGCCCCGCGCAGGACTTCAAGCGCCTCGGCGACGGCGACTCCGGCCCCAACACCGGCGGGATGGGCGCGTACTCGCCGCTGCCGTGGCTGCTGGAGCGGTTCGGCGGCGAGGACGCCTTCGTGGATCTCGTCACGCGCGAGGTCGCCGAGCCGGTCATCCGGCAGCTGGATGCCGAGGGCACGCCGTTCATCGGGCTGCTGTACGCCGGACTCATCCTCACCGAGGGCGGCGTGAAGGTCATCGAGTTCAACGCCCGCTTCGGCGACCCCGAGACGCAGGTGGTGCTGCCGCGGCTCGTGGACCCGCTGTCGGAGCTGCTGCTGGGCGCGGCCTCCGGCCACCTCGAGGACTTCGCCCGCCCGGCGTTCGCCGAGGCGGTCGCCGTGACCGTGGTGCTCGCCAGCGAGGGCTATCCGGTGGCCCCCCTGACGGGACGCCCGCTGTCGGGCCTCGAAGCGGCCGAAGCCGTCGAGGGCGTCCACCTCGCTCACGCCGCGACGGCCGAGGCCGCCGAAGGGCTGGTCGCGACGGGCGGCCGCGTGCTGAACGTCATCGGCATGGGCACGACGTTCGCCGAGGCCCGCGGCCGCGCGTACCGTGCGCTCGATGAGATCGGGCTCGAGGGCGGGCAGTTCCGCACCGACATCGCCGCCCGCGTCGTCGAGCACTGA
- a CDS encoding sterol carrier family protein: MPRRISTEDGRDALAAVRAASADGAPPPRTAHATAVRYLLQLLAEKAPGHSVEVRVPPFGAVQVVEGPRHTRGTPPNVVETDPTTWLALALGDEGWADAAAAGRIVASGTRADVSHLLPLRP; encoded by the coding sequence GTGCCCCGCAGGATCTCGACGGAAGACGGACGCGACGCGCTCGCTGCGGTGCGCGCGGCATCCGCCGACGGGGCGCCGCCGCCGCGCACGGCGCACGCGACGGCCGTCCGCTACCTGCTCCAGCTGCTGGCAGAGAAGGCGCCGGGCCACAGCGTCGAGGTGCGCGTGCCGCCGTTCGGCGCCGTGCAGGTCGTGGAAGGGCCCCGGCACACGCGAGGCACCCCGCCCAACGTCGTCGAGACCGACCCGACGACGTGGCTCGCCCTCGCGCTCGGCGACGAGGGGTGGGCGGATGCGGCGGCGGCCGGACGCATCGTCGCCAGCGGCACACGCGCCGACGTGTCGCACCTGCTGCCGCTGCGGCCCTGA